The Nicotiana tomentosiformis chromosome 9, ASM39032v3, whole genome shotgun sequence genome contains the following window.
gcccggcgtggtcaacggcttacaatcacaatccgcccggcaaaGACACGggctcaatatcaacatgaaaacagataatacaagaacgcatgggcatgatcaataaatgtcatgttccaactcctgagctagtataagtggcatgctacggtgtatgcttgtacgagtgtactactgcagcccagattaacaagtaatatcaaagacatcgagtagctcatcggAGCAACACCACAAATtacgtaaggtgtatgacatacacaaggaaaaacacaccatcacacgaaaattACCAATACAATGTCCCCAAGACATTACATAatatccctgacattgccacccttatctctccaatagTCACTCGTATCACTCTGCCCTCACAATTTTATTAGCCACCCCCatcactctgatagccacccgtatcactccgtttaatatccacccttatcgctccgcccggacaataacacaatagttaCCAGTATCACTCTGTATATTCAACAGCAGTGAGATGCTATCCTTATGCCCTGTATAACAACAATGGTGAAATGACACCCTTATACTTCGCATAACAACaacggtaaaatgccacccttatactccgcataacaacatcgctaaaatgccacccttatactccgcatagcaacaacagtgaaatgccatccttatacTCCGCCATAACAATAACCAAACAACACAACTATTCACATGTGCTaccatcacaacaacacgacatatcaaaTCGTATGACAAGTTCCCaaaggccacaacctttccaaatatccaacaataacaatatttccacaacaaatagcctacggctcaacacaatgtgtatagaatctaAAAATGAACAGGAAAGTAACTTAACAAGGAATAAGGTTGGCATGTGggtcggtcccgggcctaaacgggccaagcGGGTCGGTTCAAACAGTCtcgggccggtcccaaattaaacggaccaaacggtcccgggccaaatggtctttttgtaggaaccggtccgggaccgggCCCATGAACTCATGGTCCCAGCTCGCGGGCTAAATGGGcccaacaattttttttttaaaattaaatagaaattagagacaaaaagatattaaaaaaaaatctctaaggcaatgccttgtaaattttattatagaattgtgacctaaattatttaattcaaatttaaagtctaaagacaaaaatattgtaaagagatattcaaagcaatgccttgtaattttattatagcattaaaaaaatatggcaataccTTTCTTAGTCTCCCCCCCCCTATGAAATGAGCATAACAAGGTGCTAATACTACCATTGAGAAGAAaacgaaactaatcaagatgtgccaaaatacaagttacataatatatattaatttttgttcatacaagttacatggtatctcttacaaacttcataaatccatcaaggtccggaggaattttcgttggtggtggcgaaaaagtagcttggtcatcgccgcTTCCGGGCGAAGctgcatcctccgcaagttcagcaagcatttcttcgtaagcttcgtcttcctctggttgtgattcagcaagtccaaaattttttctttccgaacggatccaatctctgaaaagtactgatttttccaagctctccctcatagatggtctataatcaccgagttgaagtcttgttTGACTAAAAGCGCTCtccgatgccactgttgaagcttgaatagttaaaatgtctcagagcatccttgaaagaaccggaaagtatttttctttgtccttccaccattccaaaagattaaaggagccgtTGGGATTTACTTCCTCAATTAtctgcgacaaataaacttcaagctcatttagttgtaaaAAATCAgtactactagaaccttgagaacccctaaaccctgtccaagcactaagtgctcttactcccgcagttcttttagatgactgagaatcagaagaagaaggagtcggaacatttggtctagcatgatttaatgcaacttgatacgcattaaaaatagtttgagcatttaatctaattgaggctattgcttccggaagttgAGACAACCCCTCAtattcaagtgctaaaccattataaatagtttcataccaaaattgagcacctcctaatttcatacaaggatttaacaaagcagcaacaccataaataggtggaataggaaaaaaaaatactttttaaatttttttctcatagaatcaataacaagtttataaatttccccaccctttgaaaaatgagcaaacaaatttacaagttctgcaatataaactaaacagttagtaggataatattgcccaaaaaattcatttgtagcaatacagaatttttctaaaaaatctacaagtattttaatattagcccaatccccattcgtaaggtgctcatcatcatcacttacagaTACATTAAacattgagtttatggggtttctatattcatatgcaacaaccaaactttcatacatgtaatttcatctagttggacaaggtttaggaacttttctttctcttaggccaaattcatcacatcttttaaaatattctctaagcctacttctacggtttgaataaaaaagccagttaagagccattttaacctttttaatttcaatatttaaaattctcataccatcacccacaattaaatggtaaatatgacaaatatatataacatgaaaaatgtcactaaatgcaggatttagcgtagtggtaagcaaggctataacatttgtgttactagtagcattatccattaaaactcacattattttatcactaatgcaaaaatatctacaaatatctgtaactgtgctagaaataaactgccctgtgtgacgtgaattaattattctataagcaataatgcacttttgtattatccaatcctcatcaatccaatgactggtaacagtaaggtaatcacagtcgttaccacttTTACCAaaatcagttgtaatagcaatacgacaatttatatgagtaaataaatagcgcaaatattattcatattcatgtatatatttataaatatcactctttacagTAGTACGggaaaaacctttataagtaggattaaaaaaatttctaatataatgcacaaagttagggttagaaggaaaactatagggtaagcacataacagttatcatttttgccaattctttccgatctttttttggatcataatataaaataccatcgataacagtgttaattcccggttgaaattgatttgaaccggtactagggtcgGCCTAACTAGGAGTATGCACTTGCGCTCTTGCTTTTGCGAGCCATCATCCGTACCTGCGCTTTCCACTTACCAGACCAGACCACGTGCCTGCGCAAAAGGGGTCGCAACTGTGATACCGCAAAAGCGCCCAAACAAATTGCGGAAGCGAAATCGTGATCATCTACAATCActaagtcgcagaagcgaccatcgCACATGCGCGCCTAAATACGCAGAAGCGACCATCGCACATGCGCGCCTAAATCCGCATAAGCGAAGTTCCGGCCTAGACCTCAACATTGCAAAAGCGACACAAAATGCGCAGAAGCGCCCCCGCACCTGAGCCCCAAAATGCGCAGATGCGACGCACCAGAATCGGACTTgcccaaaaatatggaaatcacccgaaactcgtccgaaacatacccggggcctccgggaccccgtccaaacatactaacaagctccataacataaaacggacctgctcgaggtctcaaatcacatcaaacaatattaaaactacgaatcacacttcaaattaaacttaataaacttatgaactttcaacttctacaactcgcgccgaatcatatcaaatcaacctggaatgacgtcaaattttgcatgcaagtcccaaatgacataacagagctatttcaactctcggaatcaaaatccgagcccgatacccacaaattcaactctcggtcaaatctctcaaccttccaaatcttcaactttttaatttttgccaaaatgcatcaaatcaatctatacggacctccaaaacaaaatctggcatatgcctaagtccaaaatcaccatacgaaactattgaaatcatcaaaatacaatttcggagtcgtctacataaaagtcaaactccgatcaactattaccgcttaaacttctaaaacaagaaatatttcttccaaatcaatcccgaatcattcgaaaatcaaactcgaccacacacgcaagtcataatacatgatacgaaattgctcgagaccttaagccaccgaacgaaacgctaattctcaaaacgatcgatcggatcgttacacttCAAGGCATTTAATTTCCTTCTAATAATTAGATTACACTATCTCCCAATAGGAACTAGATATATCAAATAGAAGCAACCGGTTATGTTGGACTTCCCTTAAATATGACCGTCAAATTTATCGATCATTTAAAATGAATTCTTGTAGGAGCCTATAATAAACATATACTGATATTCATTAACTTATTTATGTCGTACTACAATAGTACAGTTAAAGTTCATTTTAATACTTTAAACTagcttaagtttaaaaatatatatagttTGAGTCTTTGGGCAAGCTCCGCGAATTTCTATacttaaatcatatatttgatggCGAAAATATGTTATAATTGTATCGTTAACCAAGCATAGTATCTTACTTGATGATTTTGAGAAGATCAGGTGGAAATTTTTTCTAAGATAAAAACTAAAGCACCTTGATTTAGCAAACCTAGATTCCTTTCTAGAAGtcaaattatttaaattatttttattttgcttaaaaaaaaaatcaaatgtagGTTGTTACAAAGTGAACACAAACAAAGTACAAAAAATACATTCTCGAATGTTAATTCATACAAATAATTCTTCCTAAAATGTTCTCCAAAAACTTACTGAAATCTAAATCTAAATCTAAATGCTTTGATCTTATCATTATCTCAAATTTAGATTACAAAGGATTCCGAAGAACATTATACGACAAAAATAAAAGCACTAATGAAATCCAATTGAAAAAATGAAAGTATCAACTCCTTATTTTATTGTAACATGTACTGCAAAAATTAATTTGGATTTAAGTAATCTAAGTTGATTTTTTTGAATTAGATTACATCATCACACATATTGTTGAAATAACTTTTTTTACAAACTTTTTTGATAAGGCATTGTGTAAAtttgagtatttttttttaatgaaaattttCAACATACCAAAGATCcaaaagaaatagaaaaaataaataaatgaaaggACTTGAATACCTTTTAAGCTCTAACTAAGTATCAGACTCTTATTAGGGGATCAATTAACGCACTTATTAGGTATAACTAATTCATTGGTTATAATACGAATTCAATGCGAAAATGATAGTGCCAACTAGGTGTACTCAATTACTAGGAAGTTAAATAAAATATATGACTAAAAGTGATCAAAATATATTTGCACTATTTCGTGCTCCGAATATTCTAACTAAATGTTTATCGTAATTTTTGTTTTGCTGTATAATTTTTGTTAACCAGAAATGTAGTAGTTACATTAAAATAACGTAACACAATATATGATACTTATACAATATTTACTTTTACTAGTGACATTGACCGCCTCAAAAGTAGATCTATACTACTTTGAAAAACATTATTAGCGTCTAAAACTTGATTCAATATATGCTAACATCTCCAAGTATTTTGTTGTGCAATTTGTTGTACATTTACTAATAGTTGAATGCTGAAATTTACACCATGATCGTCTAAGCGATTTTAATAACATGTGCAACAACAATTCAAACTATTTGTGATACTGTCAGTTTTGTCCAAAACGTTACAACTTCCTAGGAATAAATTGATATCTTATCTTATAAGTGTATAATTCAGTTTTCATTAAATTTTATGCTTAATTCTCTTTTAATGAGTGTATTTAGTCGATCCAATTTGATTTCATTGTAGTGGATtcattcaaaatataaaaatcaaacgGAACCAAAAAAGTCTAACTTTTATAAACATTAtatcattatttaaaaaaaaggaaaagaagtttGATTCAATCATTTTCCGGTTAAATCGAAATTCAATTCTTTTGCCTACTTCTTTGTTCTTTCTACCTCCAGCATTTTCACTTCAACcacaagaaataaaaaataaaataaaataaaacaaaacaaatgTGGGGTTTGGGGTCCACATCTTAGCTACCACAAACTACAAAGCACTACAGAACGTGACAATATGGCTAACGCAAATTGtaaaagaaaattaattaattaatttcttCCCTATGGGCAGCACCAAAATAACTTCTGGGCCCCATTCTTTTTCTGGGAAGTTCCGTGACCGTGACTGCCCTTTTTCCTTCCGCTGCCCGTCCAGTTTTAACCGTTCGATGTTTCTATTCCAACGGCTCAGATTTTGCCTAACATGCCACGTAAGATCGGCCTTAATAATCGGAATCTAATAAAGCCTTTAATTAAACAACCGCATATGGCCACGTCACTTATCCATCTAACGCCTCAGGTGGTTTCCAACTAGACAATCGGATGATCTATACCGTTGATTGGACTTCTAGATCTTCATCAAACGGGCCCCACGTGTCTATTTCTGGAAAAAAGGAACTGAACTGTACTAAATGTACCCActttaataatataaaaaaagaaggaaaaaagccATAATTATTTTGAATAGCGAAACAAATGTAGTAAAACCCGATAATTAAAGAATTTGACCGGCTGGAACGATATTTTCTGCAGTCACCTAGATTCCTTGTGATCGTCATGTTTTTTTTGCTTTTACCAAGGTCAGTCACACACATTTAACAACCGGCTATAGCCGGTCACCTAAACAAAACTTGGAGGGGTAACTTTTGTTTGTTCCATTCAATCGTGAAAAGTGCCCCCAGCATCGGGGCCCACGAAAATTAAATGTATAGTTTTGTCAGAATAACCAAAAAACTCCATCCTTATTTTAGTCACCCACCCACCCAACTTTATTTAAATCAGGAACATGGTAAGGAGATGACCGACACGTGTCAGTCTGAATCTGACGGTGCAAGCACATGCCATGCTGGCAAGATGGAATATGAACCGTAGGATGAGATGGTGAATGGACGGTGGGAGATGTAAAGGAATTGTCAAAAGTGATAGATCTCAACCTTCCACGAGGGTTTGAAGAGTGTGATATAGCCAAAAGCTGATGAAGATAGAGAGCAGAAAAAGGAGACCCAACAaagatagatagatagagagagagagagaagagaagagagagaagggaGAGAAGAGGAGAAGAAATCCAAGAAAACACCACGAACACAAACCCATTTGTGAAAAGTTAAGATCTTTGAAAGAGTTAATTTGTGGGGTTGTTGTTTTATCTCCGGCCTGAACGTGAAAAAAACCCATTTCCTGCGAAATTAGCCATAAATTCCGTTGAATTATGCTAGACCTCATCTGGGGTTAGTTTATTCCTTTCACCGGAGAAAAAGCTTTTTTTTCTCTATCAAACAAATGGATAGGAACAGAGAAGCAAGAAGAAGTGGGGGTATGGTAGCAGCGGCAGCTACATCTAATGGATTGTCATCAAGACGTAGACATAGAACTAATAGTCTTAGAGATTCCCCTGGTACAAATCTCAGatccataatttttttttaattttttttcttttcttgatgGTCTAATTGGttcttttttttgttgttgcaGATGAAGATGGGGGTGTAGAGATACAAGAATCTGTAAGGTTAAGGGAAAGAGTGAAGAAAGATCGAGATCGTGAACGAGAAAGGGAGCGAGAacgagaaagagaaagagaaagggaTAATAGGGATAGAGATAGAGATAGAGATAGGATAAGTCGGAGTAAAAGGAGGAGAGGTGAAAGGTTAATTGGTGGTGTTGATGATAGTTCAGAAGAAAGTGTAAACGatgatgaagaagatgatgatgaagataCTACTACAATAACTACTACAAACAACGTTGGTGTTTCAGGTAGTAGTAGTACAAGGTTGTTGCCGCCGAATCCTCCGGTACCGGTGACGGTGGGGTCCATTTCaaaccaccaccatcatcatAATAACCATAATCATACTAATCATCATTTACAGCCTCCGAGAAAGAGTTTTCCACCGAATACTACGAAGGTTTTTAggacagcagcagcagcagcagctccTGTTTGGAAACCTGGTGATGAAATGATTGGTGTTTCTGTCCCAAGAAAAGCCCGTTCTGGTACTGTTTGCCTTATTATTGCTGTTTTTTGAGGATTTTCTTTGAGGATTTCTTGATTGACACTTTCTGATTTTTGGTGATTTTCAGCATCTACTAAGAGGTCACATGATTGGATTTCTGGGGTCAGCGGTGGTGGTAATAGTAATAGTGGTGTTATTACAGGAGAGCAAATACATCAGCAAGTTTCGACAGCATCGCCGGTGAGACAGAATATTCCGGCAACATCAACACAATCACCGGCAGCTCCTTTATCTCCATCTTCTTCCAATGTTTCAGTCAGAAAGAAAATTGTTAGTCTCATTTTCTAAATCTGATTTGCTACTATTTTCTTTAGTTTGATGTATTTTAACTGATTTTCTTTAAATCTTGATGCAGAAGCCTAATGGACAAAAAAGGCCGCCGGCAAAGTCACCACCAAAAGCTTCTTCATCCAACAACCCTGAAGAGCTAGAGATTGAAATTGCTGAAGTGTTATACGGGTTGATGACTCAGTCACAAGGACCTTCCAAGAAAGAAAGTGGAGGAGGACCAAATGATACGACTAGAGAAGTCAATAACAGATCCAGAGTTTCATCTCCTGTTTCAAATTCTAACTCGTCAGCTACTCCTTTATCTGCTGTTGGTGAGCATAACTAAAAAAGTTCCAATCTTTTGCCAAAAAAACAAATCCCATTTCTTGATTCTGTTCTGATGAGTTTTGGTTTTGTGCAGCTCCAAAGAGGAAAAGACCGAGGCAAGTCTTGGAAAATCCTGGAGGATTTGGTGTAAGGAGCAGCCCCATTTCATCTTCTACAGCTACTAATAAAGTGGAGATGGATCAGACAACAACAATGAAGATGGAGGTTTCTTCTCCTAATTTGGAGAAGACCCCACAATCTGCTGCTGAAAATGGTGTATCTTTATATGATTTAAGTGCTTCTGTACAAAGTTTGCCGGTTGCATCAGATCCGGTACCGGAGACTATGAAGGTGGAATCCGAGGCCAAGAGGAGGCCTGAGGAATCTGAATTTATGGAGAGTAAGGAGGAGGTGAGGGAATCTTCTACTTTGGGAGCAGAAAATAGTAATCGTGAGGATGCTGTTGCAGTTACCCAAGTGTGAGTATCTATCCTGGTAATTAACAACTTTTTCTCCATGTTCTTGTGTCTGATTCATGTGTTTTTGGAATTTCAGGATTGTTTCAGAAGTTGAAAGTCAGAGAGAGGAGAAGTTCCAGATAGATCTTATGGTGAGGATGAAGATATGCCTAAAGCAATCTATTCAGTTTTTTTTCCAAGTTTGGTAATTGATCTTTTAAATCTCTTTTTAGGCTCCTCCACCACAGTTAAGATCATCACCTGAAAGGGAAGCTGAGATAGATTTTGGATCAGCAGCTGTGGATAAGAAGCCTATTTTAGCAGAAAATATAGTAGTGAGTATtcactttttcttttcctttttttccctcGAGGATATTGAGAATGATCTGATGAATGAATTTGGCTGATGCGTACAGCAAATGAAGCATTCAGTGAGGGAGAAGGATAATGAGAGGATTGGCAAGGCTGAGAAAGAAGAAGGGATCAGTGTTGAAGCtgaggaaaagaagacaaaagcAGCAGCCCTTGAGGAACTTAATCCTCATAAGACAAGTGAGGGTAGCAGGGGTAGGAATATTGATCTTCAGCTAGATTTGGAAAAGCCAGAAAAGGATAGTGGTGTAAGTAGCAAATTCCAACAGCAGAGTCAAAAgttgcagcagcagcagcagcagcagcaccAACCACCTCCACCACAAAAAGCTACTAAAGAAGAACCAATTATAGAAAAAACTGGTAAGTGTTGATTTTAGGGGTTGATTGTAATGAAATCTTCCCTTGGATTTTTTTAATTGATGGGGGTGATGTTTTCTATATTCAGGTCAATCAAGCTCTTTACCAATGCCAATGTCTATGGCTAGCTGGCCTGGTGGGCTTCCTCCCATGGGGTACGGTCGGCTTGACTTAATTGCTCATTTAATTGATATTACAAAGTATTAGATCCGTGGTGTAAATGCTTCTGGCGAAATAACTCAATTCCTGTCAGCAGATACATGGCACCTTTACAAGGAGTTGTAGCTATGGATGGAACCACAGTTTCCTCTGCTCCAATCCAGGTATTTCTCTCTcacttctcttctcttctctcttTCCACCTTAGTCATTTTCAGGCTGGAGTTTGATTCATGCTCTTCTGCCCCTTTTTTGCGCTTTTCAATGTTATGCAGCCTCTGTTTTCTCAACCGCGGCCAAAAAGATGTGCGACACATTGTTACATTGCTAGGAACATACATTGCCTTCAGCAATTCATGAAGATGCATCCTTTCTGGCCACCAGCTACTGGCTCTGCACCATTCTTTGGAGCCAAGACCAATCTCAATGTTCTGCCGCCAACAGATCTAGCTGGGAGAGCAAGTGCTGGGCCAGATAAGGGTCAGGGGCTTGCCATTTTCCCTAATAATGTTGGTAAAGACAAAGTCCAGCCTGCAAACATTTCAGATGCTACTGCTCAGAGAAAGCAGCAAATATTACTCCAGCAAGCATTGCCACCTGTTGCGCCTAACAATCTACTGGTACAGTCTCTTACAGATTATTAGCACCTTAATTTTTCTTGGTTTTCTCTATTTTGGAACTTTTTATGAAGATCAGAGGTACCTAATTGCTGATACTTTTATGAATTTACAGCATGGGCCTGCGTTCATCTTCCCTATAAATCAACAACAGGCAGCGGCAGCGGCGGCTGCTGCTGTGCGACCCGGTCCCACAAAGTCACCTAGCACAACGGGCACTGCAGCCTTGTCTAACACATCCAATCTTACTGCTGGCACTGCTGCGTCAGCGGCAGCTGGTGGAGCTGCCTCTGCAATTAGTTTCAACTACCCAAATATGTCTCCTAATGAAGCTCAGTACTTGGCGATCTTGCAGAATAATGCTTATGCCTTCCCAATACCGGCTGTAGGAGCACCTCCAAATTATAGAGGAGCTCATCCGCAGCCTATGCCATTGTTCAATGGGTCTTTCTATTCTTCCCAGATGATTCATCCATCCCAGGTTCAgcaacagcagcagcagcagccgCCTACATCCCAGTCGCAACAAATGCAACAAGGTCAACAAAACACAAGCATGTCTAGTGGATCCTCTTCATCCCAGAAGCATTTGCAGAGCCAGCAGCAGAGGTCCCAAGGCAATGCTGTTAATGGTGGCAATTTGCATAATTTTCCTGGGTCAAAGAATCATCCATCTCAGTCCCCAGCACAGTCACATAATCAGCATATTCCTCAACAGACACGCCATATTGAAAATGAGGTGGGTAGCGAGGATAGCCCATCAACTACAGAGAGGAAAAGGTCTCATGGACCTATGAATGTGTACAATCAGAATTTTGCTATGCCCATGCATCCCTCAAACTTTGGTTTGATGACTCCTCCAGCTACTTTTGGTATTGCGTCTTCTGCCGGTGGTGGCAGTAATCATCAAACTGAGAAGAAGCCGCAGCAACAACAAGGTTTAAAAACGAGTCTAGAATCAGTGCCGCCTCAACCTTTTGCCATGTCATTTGCTTCCTTAAATGGATCCACTGCTGGTCCGGGCATTGACATGTCCATGGCACAGAATCATGCTATTTTTCAGAGTCTCCCTGAAGCTACGAGGCAAAATTTACAGATGGCTGCAGCTGCTGCTCAGGCTGTGCAGCAGAAGAAAAATTTCAGAATATCCGAGGATGGTAAATCTGGATCCAGTGACCAGACTGGGGCTGATGCTGAAAGGAAAGGTTTAGCTATGAAGCAGCCTTCAGGAAGTGCTGGTCAGTCTATTGCATTTTCAAGGTCTGAGATGTCCGATGCCTCCGGTTCTAATATTGCAGCCAACAGTGTCATTGATAGCTCATCAAGGTCCTTAAATCTTCCATCTGGTTCTTCATGGACTGCTCGAGCTGCAATGCCAAATGCTATGGGAGCTGTAAATGTCCCTAATGCACAGTTACAAGCTCAAATTCAGCATCAGCAGCAGCAGATGATTCAGCTTCATAagcaacagcaacagcaacagcagatggctgctgctgctgctgctcgGAGTAAGACACCAGCCTCTAGTAATGGGAATGTCTACTCTGATCACTTGACATCGTCGGCTTCTGCTGCTTCAAAGTTTCCAAATGCAATGTCTGCTTTTCCTCAAAACCTTGTACAGACTGGTAACAACAGCAGTCAAGCTCAGTCGCCTCAGTGGAAGAATTCTACCAGAACATCTACGTCCCAAGCTCCATCTTCTTTGTCATCCACTTCTTCTCTGAAAAACCTTTCCCAGCAGCAGGTTAGATCCCAGCAAAGCCACACACAAATATCTTTTGGCACAAATCAGAAATCAGCTGCTCCTCCACAGGGACAACAGCCCCCTAATAATAACCAGTCTCCCTCTTCCCCCATGATGGTTGGCTCTCCTACCACTTCTTCTATCTCAAAAGGTGCAAGTGGAAGCCCAAGGAATGCAAATTCTGCTTCTGCAAGCAATAAAACCAGCGGCCAAAACTCATCATTGTCAACACAGCAGGGTAAATCCTCGCCTTCACTTCCCAACCAAAAGTCATCTCCTGCTGG
Protein-coding sequences here:
- the LOC104116844 gene encoding protein TIME FOR COFFEE isoform X2 — encoded protein: MDRNREARRSGGMVAAAATSNGLSSRRRHRTNSLRDSPDEDGGVEIQESVRLRERVKKDRDRERERERERERERERDNRDRDRDRDRISRSKRRRGERLIGGVDDSSEESVNDDEEDDDEDTTTITTTNNVGVSGSSSTRLLPPNPPVPVTVGSISNHHHHHNNHNHTNHHLQPPRKSFPPNTTKVFRTAAAAAAPVWKPGDEMIGVSVPRKARSASTKRSHDWISGVSGGGNSNSGVITGEQIHQQVSTASPVRQNIPATSTQSPAAPLSPSSSNVSVRKKIKPNGQKRPPAKSPPKASSSNNPEELEIEIAEVLYGLMTQSQGPSKKESGGGPNDTTREVNNRSRVSSPVSNSNSSATPLSAVAPKRKRPRQVLENPGGFGVRSSPISSSTATNKVEMDQTTTMKMEVSSPNLEKTPQSAAENGVSLYDLSASVQSLPVASDPVPETMKVESEAKRRPEESEFMESKEEVRESSTLGAENSNREDAVAVTQVIVSEVESQREEKFQIDLMAPPPQLRSSPEREAEIDFGSAAVDKKPILAENIVQMKHSVREKDNERIGKAEKEEGISVEAEEKKTKAAALEELNPHKTSEGSRGRNIDLQLDLEKPEKDSGVSSKFQQQSQKLQQQQQQQHQPPPPQKATKEEPIIEKTGQSSSLPMPMSMASWPGGLPPMGYMAPLQGVVAMDGTTVSSAPIQPLFSQPRPKRCATHCYIARNIHCLQQFMKMHPFWPPATGSAPFFGAKTNLNVLPPTDLAGRASAGPDKGQGLAIFPNNVGKDKVQPANISDATAQRKQQILLQQALPPVAPNNLLHGPAFIFPINQQQAAAAAAAAVRPGPTKSPSTTGTAALSNTSNLTAGTAASAAAGGAASAISFNYPNMSPNEAQYLAILQNNAYAFPIPAVGAPPNYRGAHPQPMPLFNGSFYSSQMIHPSQVQQQQQQQPPTSQSQQMQQGQQNTSMSSGSSSSQKHLQSQQQRSQGNAVNGGNLHNFPGSKNHPSQSPAQSHNQHIPQQTRHIENEVGSEDSPSTTERKRSHGPMNVYNQNFAMPMHPSNFGLMTPPATFGIASSAGGGSNHQTEKKPQQQQGLKTSLESVPPQPFAMSFASLNGSTAGPGIDMSMAQNHAIFQSLPEATRQNLQMAAAAAQAVQQKKNFRISEDGKSGSSDQTGADAERKGLAMKQPSGSAGQSIAFSRSEMSDASGSNIAANSVIDSSSRSLNLPSGSSWTARAAMPNAMGAVNVPNAQLQAQIQHQQQQMIQLHKQQQQQQQMAAAAAARSKTPASSNGNVYSDHLTSSASAASKFPNAMSAFPQNLVQTGNNSSQAQSPQWKNSTRTSTSQAPSSLSSTSSLKNLSQQQVRSQQSHTQISFGTNQKSAAPPQGQQPPNNNQSPSSPMMVGSPTTSSISKGASGSPRNANSASASNKTSGQNSSLSTQQGKSSPSLPNQKSSPAGGRNVPSILGNPHTASTSGSGTKSQMQQQQQQLQQQQQHLQKSMQQAQLFFSSPYMQAQPPHSTGTNSTGQATGGYYLQRRRSDQPAQQPTGSSTASSSSGMLTLCPVTLGGGTTSDPAKAIAAAAAASNMKGGVLPSQGILHAAQYTTPTSGSQHQLLPAGFSYVHPVPAAVQVKPAEQKQPAA